The Salinicoccus roseus genome window below encodes:
- a CDS encoding NAD(P)/FAD-dependent oxidoreductase, producing the protein MASFTIVGGGIAGASTAYHLARKGHQVTVYDRADTGQATDASAGIICPWVSQRRNKKWYRLVKESAKYYPDFIARLQEETGLDTGYRREGSISLFKDDHVQSLAFDRISAKKPDAPEMGEVRMVSREEVKQMHPDLTGLYPGVFVEGGGQVKGASLLKALKAGFLKHGGEWITADFDAEKAEGTVIYATGAWGIEQDTDPKIRHQRSEVLHFKLKDGMKEDHAPVVMALGPIYIVEMGLNQYAIGTTHEDTESFSAEPSAENHEYLRGLAHRYFPDSEIEDVKMMVGLKPYTRDFLPFLGKVEEDVFVINGMGATGLTASPFVGHEVAAHLSGEETTLDISDYSYI; encoded by the coding sequence ATGGCAAGTTTTACAATCGTCGGCGGCGGCATCGCGGGTGCTTCGACAGCCTATCATCTCGCCCGGAAGGGGCATCAGGTGACAGTCTACGACCGTGCCGATACCGGTCAGGCGACAGACGCCTCCGCCGGAATCATATGCCCCTGGGTCAGCCAGAGGAGAAATAAGAAATGGTACCGCCTGGTCAAGGAAAGTGCCAAATACTATCCTGACTTCATCGCCCGGCTCCAGGAGGAGACGGGGCTCGACACCGGTTACCGGCGTGAGGGCTCGATCAGCCTTTTCAAGGATGATCATGTACAAAGCCTGGCCTTCGACAGGATAAGTGCAAAAAAGCCCGATGCACCGGAGATGGGGGAAGTCCGCATGGTCTCCCGTGAAGAAGTGAAACAGATGCATCCGGATCTGACGGGACTCTACCCCGGTGTATTCGTCGAAGGCGGGGGCCAGGTGAAGGGGGCCAGCCTGCTCAAGGCACTGAAGGCCGGATTCCTGAAACATGGCGGCGAATGGATCACCGCAGATTTTGATGCCGAGAAGGCTGAAGGCACCGTCATCTATGCGACAGGTGCATGGGGCATAGAACAGGATACCGATCCGAAAATCCGCCATCAGCGGTCCGAAGTGCTGCATTTCAAACTCAAGGATGGAATGAAGGAGGACCACGCCCCCGTCGTCATGGCCTTGGGGCCAATCTACATCGTAGAAATGGGCTTGAACCAGTATGCCATCGGGACGACACATGAAGATACAGAAAGTTTTTCAGCAGAACCTTCAGCCGAAAACCATGAATATCTGCGGGGACTCGCCCACCGCTATTTCCCCGACTCCGAAATCGAGGATGTCAAAATGATGGTGGGGCTGAAGCCCTACACACGGGACTTCCTCCCTTTCCTTGGAAAGGTGGAAGAAGATGTCTTCGTCATCAACGGAATGGGAGCGACCGGCCTGACCGCCAGCCCATTCGTCGGACATGAAGTCGCCGCGCATCTGAGCGGCGAAGAGACGACACTCGACATAAGCGACTACTCCTATATCTGA
- a CDS encoding Ohr family peroxiredoxin produces the protein MKPLYEVTMINTGGRDGEVHSEDKSFSMNVKQPKQMSGEDTKETNPEQLFAAAYSACFNSALDGVLKKAKEENTDRVVNATARLLKDESDGGFKLSAAIEVEFDGVAEDKAQQYVEDAHKLCPYSKMARDGIDVELKGTTK, from the coding sequence ATGAAACCTTTGTATGAGGTAACAATGATCAACACAGGCGGTAGGGACGGCGAAGTCCATAGCGAAGACAAGTCATTTTCAATGAATGTCAAGCAGCCGAAGCAGATGTCCGGAGAAGATACTAAGGAAACAAACCCAGAACAGCTTTTTGCAGCGGCATACAGTGCATGCTTCAATAGTGCGCTTGATGGTGTGCTGAAAAAGGCGAAAGAGGAAAATACCGACCGTGTAGTCAACGCAACGGCAAGACTCTTGAAGGACGAATCGGACGGCGGCTTCAAACTTTCTGCAGCAATCGAAGTGGAATTCGATGGTGTGGCAGAGGATAAGGCCCAGCAATATGTTGAAGATGCACACAAACTGTGTCCTTACTCCAAGATGGCACGTGATGGCATCGATGTGGAACTGAAGGGTACAACGAAATAA
- a CDS encoding thermonuclease family protein, which translates to MDLLFLILSFLAALAAVVVFGVGLFKYVGRGKYRETWQMSLMMMTIASVLALMATLMDADLSLGMGFMVMGIYLLLTAVGILLVYIVKKAKNDNAQGYVRYAAITLLAALAVMIIPLFMMDNAENPVREINETFGSEERSADRIPVEVASFIDGDTTKFHFEGEAASFRYLLIDTPETNHPRIGEQPFGEEASARTKEILEDADEIEVEFDVGPRQDHYERYLAYVYADGEMVNEILVREGLAQVKYINPPNTTHLDLLEEAEEKAESEGLGIWSLERPYDSEGEESETGSGTFRNCTELREVHPDGVAEGHPAYTLQMDGDRDGMACE; encoded by the coding sequence ATGGATTTGTTATTTCTTATATTATCATTTCTGGCTGCGCTGGCGGCTGTAGTCGTTTTTGGTGTGGGCCTGTTCAAATATGTCGGACGGGGGAAGTACAGGGAGACATGGCAGATGTCGCTCATGATGATGACGATCGCCTCTGTGCTTGCCCTCATGGCGACCCTGATGGATGCCGATCTGAGTCTTGGGATGGGATTCATGGTGATGGGCATATATCTCCTTTTGACTGCAGTGGGCATTCTATTGGTGTACATCGTCAAAAAAGCTAAAAATGACAATGCCCAGGGATATGTGAGGTATGCCGCCATCACGCTGCTTGCTGCACTTGCAGTTATGATAATCCCGCTGTTTATGATGGATAACGCTGAGAACCCGGTTCGGGAAATCAATGAAACTTTCGGCTCTGAAGAGAGGAGTGCAGACAGGATTCCGGTAGAGGTGGCTTCGTTCATCGACGGCGATACGACAAAGTTCCACTTTGAGGGGGAAGCGGCCTCCTTCAGATATCTGCTCATTGATACGCCGGAGACGAACCACCCGAGAATCGGGGAGCAGCCATTCGGGGAAGAGGCATCAGCCCGAACCAAAGAGATTCTCGAAGATGCGGATGAAATCGAAGTTGAATTCGATGTCGGTCCAAGACAGGATCATTACGAGAGGTATCTGGCCTATGTCTATGCAGATGGGGAGATGGTCAATGAAATCCTTGTGAGGGAAGGTCTGGCCCAGGTCAAATACATCAATCCGCCGAACACTACCCATCTGGACCTGTTGGAGGAGGCGGAAGAAAAAGCTGAGTCGGAAGGCCTTGGCATATGGTCGCTGGAGCGGCCGTACGACTCTGAAGGAGAGGAATCGGAGACAGGAAGTGGAACATTCCGAAACTGTACAGAGTTGAGGGAAGTCCACCCGGACGGTGTCGCGGAAGGCCATCCCGCCTATACCCTTCAGATGGATGGGGACCGGGATGGCATGGCTTGCGAATGA
- a CDS encoding DUF2975 domain-containing protein: MERGSSLFLKAAVILMALPVLAGAGFAIYFLLRNPFNPEYAMILYPIVIGVLLTVIPFIFALYQSFKLLNYIDGKKAFSDLSVKALKKIKFAAFSISLIYAIILPFIYIVAEIDDAPGIILMGMVPIFAALVVGVFAAVLQKLLNEAINIKSENDLTV; encoded by the coding sequence ATGGAACGTGGATCATCATTATTTCTGAAAGCTGCTGTCATCCTGATGGCCCTGCCCGTCCTTGCGGGTGCCGGATTCGCAATATACTTTCTGCTGCGAAATCCATTCAATCCCGAGTATGCAATGATACTCTACCCCATCGTCATCGGCGTACTGCTGACAGTCATCCCCTTCATATTCGCGCTGTATCAGTCTTTCAAGCTGCTGAACTACATTGATGGCAAAAAGGCATTCTCAGACCTTTCCGTCAAAGCGCTGAAGAAAATCAAATTCGCCGCTTTTTCAATCAGCCTGATCTATGCAATAATCCTGCCCTTCATCTATATCGTCGCAGAAATTGATGATGCACCCGGCATAATCCTCATGGGGATGGTGCCCATATTTGCCGCCCTCGTGGTCGGCGTCTTTGCTGCGGTTCTGCAGAAGCTTCTGAATGAAGCAATAAATATCAAATCCGAAAACGATTTGACGGTCTGA
- a CDS encoding helix-turn-helix domain-containing protein encodes MAIRINIDVMLAKRKMSVTELSNQVGITMANLSILKNGKAKAIRFSTLEALCRALECQPGDILEYEADESAEE; translated from the coding sequence ATGGCAATCAGAATAAATATCGACGTAATGCTCGCCAAAAGAAAAATGAGTGTAACGGAACTGTCCAACCAGGTGGGCATCACCATGGCAAATCTCTCAATACTGAAAAACGGCAAAGCTAAGGCAATCCGCTTCTCTACACTAGAGGCATTGTGCAGGGCGCTCGAATGCCAGCCCGGGGATATACTTGAGTATGAAGCCGATGAAAGCGCAGAAGAATAG
- a CDS encoding DUF2975 domain-containing protein codes for MKPMKAQKNRISDPLNDEEPTNCEVNEMKRGLSLFLKAALILMALPVLAGAAFGIYSLLRNPVNPDYVLMLYPIFIGALLSVIPYLFALYQSFRLLNYIDRDAAFSGQSVSTLQKIKISAFLFSMVYILIAPFVYITAEVSDTPELIIMVMVPIFASLVIGVFTAVLQKLLNEIINIKSENELTV; via the coding sequence ATGAAGCCGATGAAAGCGCAGAAGAATAGAATCAGCGATCCGTTGAATGATGAAGAGCCAACAAATTGTGAGGTGAATGAAATGAAGCGAGGATTATCCCTGTTTTTAAAAGCAGCGCTGATACTCATGGCTCTGCCCGTACTGGCGGGGGCTGCGTTCGGAATATACTCCCTGTTGAGAAATCCGGTCAATCCGGATTATGTCCTGATGCTATACCCTATATTCATCGGCGCCCTCCTGTCGGTCATTCCCTATCTCTTCGCACTATACCAGTCATTCAGACTGTTGAACTACATCGACCGGGATGCCGCATTTTCCGGACAATCCGTCAGCACCCTCCAAAAGATCAAGATTTCAGCGTTTCTTTTCAGTATGGTGTATATACTGATAGCACCGTTTGTCTATATAACGGCGGAAGTGAGTGACACACCGGAACTCATCATCATGGTCATGGTCCCGATATTCGCGTCACTGGTTATTGGAGTGTTTACTGCTGTCCTGCAGAAGCTTCTGAACGAAATAATCAATATCAAATCTGAAAACGAACTGACCGTGTGA
- the acsA gene encoding acetate--CoA ligase, whose protein sequence is MSQRISEVINPIEDTYNLSNYEEIRHAYDWHQAGEDLRFRETGKVNIAYETIDRHVEDGYGDKVALHYVDGETRTSMTFREVKEKTDHYSRILRSNGVKKGERVFIFLPKTPECYISILAAIKIGAIAGPLFEAFMEDAVRDRINDCRGTLLITNREMVSRVPQNDIPSLETILYAEDIEAAPVENGGEQVEWVDLEDGMLIHYTSGSTGKPKGVLHAHRVMTHQYESGKWVLDIRDDDVYWCTSHPGWVTGSVYGLFAPWLNRATIVIQGGRFKAENWYQLIADLKVTVWYSAPTAFRMLLSQGDVLKDYDLSSLRHILSVGEPLNPEVIYWAWERLGVRIHDTWWMTETGAHLIVNLPGEKIKPGSMGRPFPGIEVGILDEAGNELPRGSVGQLAVKTPWPGLMKEIWGNRDKFDSYFKYEGWYVSGDLAYQDDEDYVFFQSRDDDMINSAGERIGPFEVESKLIEHPAVQEAGVVGKPDPVRGELVKAFIVLREGYEQSDSLLEDIRIFVRNNLAAHSAPREIEVMEELPKTTISGKILRRELKRMEIEKQKEAELKKV, encoded by the coding sequence ATGTCACAGAGAATTTCAGAAGTCATCAATCCAATAGAGGACACATACAATCTGTCCAACTATGAGGAAATACGCCACGCGTACGATTGGCATCAGGCGGGAGAGGATTTGCGCTTCAGGGAGACAGGAAAGGTCAACATCGCCTATGAGACAATCGACCGTCATGTAGAGGACGGATATGGGGACAAGGTTGCCCTCCACTATGTGGATGGGGAGACAAGGACGTCCATGACCTTCAGGGAAGTCAAGGAGAAGACGGACCACTATTCCCGTATTCTGAGAAGCAATGGGGTCAAAAAGGGCGAGCGCGTCTTCATCTTCCTCCCCAAAACCCCGGAATGCTACATATCGATATTGGCGGCCATAAAGATAGGCGCGATTGCAGGACCGCTTTTCGAAGCTTTCATGGAAGACGCGGTAAGGGACAGGATCAACGACTGCAGGGGGACGCTGCTGATTACGAACAGGGAGATGGTTTCCCGTGTGCCGCAAAATGACATCCCTTCGCTGGAAACCATATTGTATGCCGAGGATATCGAAGCGGCACCGGTGGAGAACGGCGGAGAACAGGTGGAATGGGTGGATCTGGAGGATGGCATGCTGATCCACTATACAAGCGGCTCCACTGGAAAGCCAAAGGGCGTGCTGCATGCGCACCGTGTCATGACCCATCAGTATGAATCAGGGAAGTGGGTGCTTGATATCAGGGACGATGATGTATACTGGTGCACTTCGCACCCGGGCTGGGTGACAGGGAGCGTATACGGCCTGTTCGCCCCATGGCTGAACCGGGCGACGATCGTCATCCAGGGTGGGCGTTTCAAAGCGGAAAACTGGTATCAGCTGATAGCGGACCTGAAAGTGACGGTATGGTACAGTGCGCCGACGGCTTTCAGAATGCTCCTCTCCCAGGGGGATGTCCTGAAAGACTACGACCTGTCCTCGTTGAGGCACATTCTGAGCGTTGGTGAACCGTTGAATCCCGAAGTCATATACTGGGCGTGGGAACGTCTCGGTGTCAGAATACATGACACGTGGTGGATGACGGAAACGGGTGCGCACCTGATCGTGAATCTTCCGGGTGAAAAAATAAAGCCCGGCTCCATGGGACGGCCGTTTCCCGGCATAGAAGTCGGCATCCTCGATGAAGCGGGGAACGAGCTGCCACGGGGGTCTGTCGGACAGCTTGCAGTCAAAACACCATGGCCGGGACTGATGAAGGAGATATGGGGGAACAGGGACAAGTTCGATTCCTATTTCAAATATGAAGGATGGTATGTATCAGGGGACCTGGCATACCAGGACGATGAGGACTATGTCTTCTTCCAGAGCCGCGACGACGATATGATCAACTCTGCCGGTGAGCGTATCGGGCCATTCGAGGTGGAGAGCAAGCTGATCGAGCATCCAGCTGTACAGGAAGCGGGAGTGGTCGGGAAGCCGGATCCTGTAAGAGGAGAGCTCGTCAAGGCATTCATCGTCCTCAGGGAAGGGTACGAGCAGTCCGACAGCCTTCTTGAAGATATCCGTATATTTGTAAGGAACAATCTGGCCGCGCACTCGGCACCGAGGGAGATCGAAGTGATGGAGGAACTGCCGAAGACCACGATCAGCGGCAAAATTTTGAGGCGTGAACTGAAAAGGATGGAAATCGAAAAACAGAAAGAGGCGGAGCTGAAAAAAGTGTAG
- a CDS encoding ABC transporter ATP-binding protein, translated as MNLNLQDVGRTFDGREVVRNVSFTAEPGEIIGLLGTSGCGKSTILRAISGLDDAYDGRIEINGDVSRKVEDTTGFIFQEPRLMPWLTVLENVTFGLKGSRDQREAAGKRYLESVGLGGSEALYPRALSGGMAQRVAIARALVTSPEILLLDEPFSALDAFTKMQLQDLLMEIWREYRTTIILVTHDIDEATYLCDRIITLRGQPGEMDRVIPIEQERPRERGSRQLAEYKKEILGSLDLNQSTQYEQRINS; from the coding sequence ATGAACTTGAACTTACAGGATGTCGGGCGGACTTTTGACGGCAGGGAAGTGGTCAGAAACGTATCTTTCACTGCGGAACCGGGTGAAATTATCGGGCTCCTTGGTACGAGCGGCTGCGGAAAAAGCACGATTCTGCGGGCGATTTCCGGCCTGGATGATGCGTATGACGGACGGATAGAAATCAATGGGGATGTCTCGAGGAAGGTGGAGGATACAACCGGCTTCATCTTCCAGGAGCCGCGTCTCATGCCCTGGCTGACCGTCCTTGAGAACGTCACTTTTGGCCTGAAGGGAAGCAGGGACCAGAGAGAGGCGGCAGGAAAGAGATATCTGGAAAGTGTCGGCCTCGGTGGGAGCGAAGCATTGTATCCAAGAGCCCTTTCTGGCGGGATGGCCCAGCGTGTCGCCATTGCACGGGCACTCGTCACCTCCCCTGAGATACTGCTCCTGGATGAACCTTTCAGTGCATTGGATGCATTCACCAAGATGCAGCTCCAGGATCTCCTGATGGAAATATGGAGGGAGTATCGGACGACAATCATTCTGGTGACACACGATATTGACGAAGCGACCTATCTCTGTGACCGGATCATCACTCTGCGGGGACAGCCGGGAGAGATGGACAGGGTGATTCCGATTGAACAGGAAAGACCGAGAGAGCGGGGAAGCAGACAGCTGGCCGAGTATAAGAAGGAAATACTGGGCAGCCTGGATCTGAACCAGTCGACACAGTATGAACAGCGGATAAATTCATGA
- a CDS encoding ABC transporter permease: MEKSAGRFLGRQVADESSTGGKREQRDTKRLQAILLGSLLPVLLVAVWEVLSRTGVFPAYQLPAPSTILSTIREMAQDGSLYSHVGITTFRVFAGFIIGTLLAIVLGSIVGFYEKAEQIFDPMIQAFRSIPSLAWVPLFILWMGIGEPSKVTMIAVGVFFPVYLNVVSGIAGVDRKLIEVGKMYGLNTFQLIRRVILPASMPSFLTGLRSGLGLGWMFVVAAELMGASTGLGYLLVLGQNTLSPEIIIASIILFAIIGKLTDWILKIVEQRALHWQDGMVKS, translated from the coding sequence ATGGAAAAAAGCGCTGGCCGATTCCTTGGGAGGCAAGTTGCAGATGAAAGCAGTACGGGAGGGAAGCGGGAGCAGAGGGATACTAAAAGGCTGCAGGCCATATTGCTTGGCAGTCTGCTGCCCGTTCTCCTTGTTGCAGTGTGGGAAGTATTGAGCCGCACTGGCGTCTTCCCCGCCTACCAGCTGCCGGCCCCGTCCACGATCCTTTCGACGATAAGGGAAATGGCCCAGGACGGGAGCCTGTACAGCCATGTCGGGATTACGACTTTCAGGGTGTTTGCGGGATTTATCATCGGGACGCTATTGGCGATTGTATTGGGGTCGATTGTAGGATTCTATGAAAAGGCGGAACAGATCTTCGATCCGATGATCCAGGCTTTCCGTTCCATCCCCTCATTGGCGTGGGTGCCCCTGTTCATACTCTGGATGGGGATTGGTGAGCCGTCCAAGGTGACCATGATCGCTGTGGGCGTGTTCTTTCCCGTCTATCTGAATGTAGTCAGCGGGATTGCCGGAGTCGACCGTAAATTGATCGAAGTCGGGAAGATGTATGGACTGAACACCTTCCAGCTGATCAGAAGGGTCATCCTTCCGGCGTCCATGCCCTCTTTTCTGACCGGGCTCAGAAGTGGACTTGGACTGGGATGGATGTTCGTTGTCGCGGCTGAACTCATGGGGGCGAGCACCGGTCTCGGATACCTCCTCGTACTTGGACAGAATACACTTTCACCAGAAATCATCATTGCCAGCATCATCCTGTTCGCAATCATAGGAAAGCTGACGGATTGGATATTGAAGATTGTGGAGCAGCGTGCCCTGCATTGGCAGGATGGCATGGTCAAATCATAG
- a CDS encoding aliphatic sulfonate ABC transporter substrate-binding protein, which yields MKSSIFNQRVWALIVLALVAVVAGCGSGEAESSGAPEKIRLDYAYYSPTSLVLKEFGWAEEEFEEEGIEVEWTLSHGSNKALEFLNSDSVDFGSTAGAAALMSKANGAPIKNVYIASKPEWTALVKTEDSGIEDIGDLKGKKVAATLGTDPYIFLLRALNEEGISQDDVEIVNVQHSDGATSLTNGGVDAWAGLDPHMARLEVESGAKLFYRNPDFNTYGFLNVREDFAADHPEYVNRVIGVYEKAREWIQENPDEAVEIMVKEAQIEPEVARLQLERNDFSNPVPGPVHQEALVESGNILQEVDVIDPDADIEALVSDLIEPSFAEETIESAE from the coding sequence ATGAAATCATCAATATTCAATCAGAGGGTGTGGGCACTCATCGTGCTCGCCCTGGTGGCCGTGGTTGCCGGCTGTGGTTCAGGAGAGGCTGAGTCTTCAGGCGCGCCAGAGAAGATCAGACTGGACTATGCATATTATTCCCCTACAAGCCTCGTGCTGAAAGAGTTTGGATGGGCAGAAGAGGAATTCGAAGAGGAAGGAATAGAAGTGGAATGGACATTGAGCCATGGAAGCAACAAGGCGCTTGAATTCCTGAATAGCGACAGTGTCGATTTCGGCTCGACTGCCGGCGCCGCTGCGCTGATGTCGAAGGCCAACGGCGCACCGATAAAGAATGTATATATCGCCTCCAAACCGGAATGGACAGCTCTTGTGAAAACGGAGGATTCCGGCATTGAGGACATAGGAGACCTGAAGGGCAAAAAGGTGGCTGCGACACTTGGCACCGATCCATACATCTTCCTGCTCAGGGCCCTGAATGAAGAAGGCATCTCCCAGGATGATGTCGAGATTGTAAATGTTCAGCACAGCGACGGCGCCACTTCACTGACAAACGGGGGTGTGGATGCATGGGCAGGACTCGACCCGCATATGGCCCGCCTGGAAGTGGAATCGGGGGCAAAGCTGTTCTACCGCAACCCGGATTTCAATACATACGGCTTCCTGAATGTAAGGGAAGACTTCGCGGCGGATCATCCGGAATATGTGAATCGTGTCATCGGAGTGTATGAAAAAGCCAGGGAATGGATTCAGGAAAATCCCGACGAGGCTGTGGAAATAATGGTGAAGGAAGCGCAGATCGAGCCTGAAGTGGCGAGACTGCAGCTTGAACGCAATGATTTTTCAAACCCGGTTCCGGGACCGGTCCATCAGGAAGCGTTGGTCGAATCGGGCAATATCCTGCAGGAAGTGGACGTAATCGATCCTGATGCGGATATAGAGGCTCTGGTCTCAGACCTCATTGAGCCGAGTTTTGCCGAAGAGACGATAGAAAGTGCGGAATAG
- a CDS encoding PLP-dependent aspartate aminotransferase family protein produces the protein MLTKKKNATYDLETLSLHGGQAPDPTTGARAVPIYQTTSYVFHDTDHAESLFSLDEPGNIYSRIGNPTVEVFEKRMALLEDGVAAVATSSGMSAITLSILNLASAGDEIVAGSNLYGGTYNLFAVTLPRYGINVKFVDPDDPENFRAAITGRTKAVFAETIGNPGLQVLDVAAVAEVAHEAGVPLIVDNTFATPHVFKPIEWGADIVVHSATKWIGGHGTSIGGVVIDGGRFNWNTEKFPEFTEPDRSYNGIRYAVDFGTLAFITKIRVQLLRDFGASLSPQNAFQLIQGLETLHIRVERHNENAQEVARFLEAHPAVEWVTYPGLEHHPSHDVAKRQFENGYGSIITFGIRGGKPAGKKLIDNVSLWSHVANVGDAKSLIIHPASTTHQQLTKEQLEETGVLEELIRLSVGIESVRDITKDLGQALKKATGISDGSTDAAVINDEGVIRWALDSPTEKVIGEDGAETVRQKTLAVVGLSGKEARPSYRLARKMQRLGYRIIPVNPRETEILGEKAYPDLSSVPDAIDVVQVFRSPEAAIEIAKEALEVNPRVFWLQEGVVSPEAAEIARDGGIQVVHNRCTYKEAQRLRGTISTYACEI, from the coding sequence ATATTGACGAAGAAGAAAAATGCAACTTATGACCTGGAGACGCTGTCGCTCCATGGCGGACAGGCGCCGGATCCGACAACAGGCGCAAGGGCGGTGCCGATCTACCAGACGACATCATATGTCTTTCACGACACGGATCACGCAGAGAGCCTGTTTTCTCTGGATGAACCGGGAAATATCTACTCACGCATCGGAAATCCTACAGTGGAAGTGTTCGAAAAGCGGATGGCACTCCTTGAGGACGGAGTGGCGGCAGTGGCGACATCTTCCGGGATGTCGGCCATCACACTGTCGATACTGAACCTGGCAAGTGCAGGGGATGAAATCGTGGCAGGTTCGAACCTCTACGGCGGTACATATAATCTTTTTGCGGTCACTCTGCCCAGATACGGCATCAACGTCAAATTCGTTGATCCTGACGACCCGGAGAATTTCAGGGCAGCAATCACAGGGCGGACGAAGGCTGTATTCGCCGAAACGATCGGCAATCCCGGACTTCAGGTCCTTGACGTCGCCGCAGTTGCCGAAGTAGCGCATGAAGCCGGCGTGCCATTGATCGTCGACAATACGTTCGCCACACCACATGTCTTCAAGCCGATTGAATGGGGGGCGGACATCGTCGTCCACTCGGCAACAAAATGGATCGGCGGCCACGGCACTTCAATAGGCGGTGTGGTCATCGATGGTGGACGGTTCAACTGGAATACCGAAAAATTCCCTGAATTCACCGAACCCGACAGAAGCTATAACGGCATCCGCTATGCTGTGGATTTCGGAACCCTTGCCTTCATCACGAAAATCCGCGTGCAGCTGTTGCGGGACTTCGGGGCGAGCCTCAGCCCACAGAATGCCTTCCAGCTGATTCAGGGGCTGGAGACTCTGCATATACGTGTTGAAAGACACAATGAAAATGCGCAGGAGGTTGCCCGCTTCCTGGAGGCGCATCCGGCGGTCGAGTGGGTGACATATCCTGGTCTGGAGCACCATCCGTCGCATGATGTTGCGAAGAGGCAGTTCGAGAATGGATATGGCTCAATCATCACTTTCGGCATCAGGGGCGGAAAACCGGCAGGGAAGAAACTGATCGACAATGTCTCGCTATGGTCCCATGTTGCAAATGTCGGCGATGCGAAGTCGCTGATCATCCATCCGGCATCCACGACCCACCAGCAGCTGACGAAGGAACAGCTTGAGGAGACCGGTGTGCTGGAAGAGCTCATCCGTCTGTCGGTGGGCATTGAATCCGTAAGGGATATCACAAAAGATCTGGGACAGGCGCTGAAGAAGGCCACCGGAATCAGCGATGGGTCAACAGATGCGGCAGTCATCAATGACGAAGGTGTCATAAGATGGGCACTGGACTCTCCGACGGAGAAGGTCATCGGGGAGGACGGGGCGGAAACGGTACGGCAGAAAACGCTGGCAGTGGTCGGATTAAGCGGCAAGGAAGCCAGACCGAGCTACCGTCTTGCACGGAAGATGCAGCGCCTCGGCTATCGGATCATTCCAGTCAATCCGAGGGAGACGGAAATACTCGGTGAAAAGGCCTATCCGGATCTCTCAAGCGTTCCCGATGCCATCGATGTCGTCCAAGTATTCAGAAGTCCTGAAGCGGCAATTGAAATAGCGAAGGAAGCACTCGAAGTGAACCCGAGGGTCTTTTGGCTCCAGGAAGGCGTCGTTTCTCCGGAAGCTGCGGAAATCGCAAGGGACGGGGGCATACAGGTGGTGCATAACCGTTGCACATACAAAGAGGCACAGCGTCTGCGGGGCACGATTTCCACATACGCATGTGAAATATAG